A segment of the Stigmatella aurantiaca genome:
GACATCGAGTCGGTGGACACGCGCCTGCTCCAGCACCTGCGCTCGGGCGAGTACGTGCCCGTGGTGGCGCCCCTCGCGGGCGACCCGACGGGCGCCGTGCACAACGCCAGCGCGGACACGGTGGCGGCCCTGCTCGCGGTGGCGCTGGGCGCCGAGAAGCTCTTCTTCCTGCTCACCACGCCGGGCCTGCTGCGCGACGCGTCCAACCCCAACTCCATCATCCCCCTGGCCTCGCTGCAGGAGCTGGTCGGGCTGGAGAAGGAAGGCCAGCTCTCTGGCAGCCTCAAGCCCAAGGCCCACGCCATCCGTCACGCCCTGGAGGGCGGCGTCGGCAGCGTGCACCTGGTGAGCGGCACCCTGCCGGATGCGCTCCTGGAGGAGGTCTTCACCAACGAGGGCAGCGGCACGATGGTGGTCCGCGAGCCTCCCGCGCGTGGCGCCGGAGGGTCCACGTGACGCCAGCCGCCCTGCTCGAAGCCCTCGTGGCCACCCCCAGCGTCTCGGGAAACGAGGCGGCGATCGCGGACAAGGTGGCCTCGTGGGCCGAGGGCTGGGGTGCGCGCGTGCAGCGCCAGGGCCACAACGTGTGGTTCTCCGTGGGCCAGGGCCCGCGGCGGCTGCTCGTCAACTCGCACCTGGACACCGTGCCCCCGTGCAGCGGGTGGACGCTGGAGCCCCTGCAGCCGCTGTGGCGCGAGGGGCGCCTCTATGGCCTGGGGAGCAATGACGCCAAGGGCTGCGTGACGGCGATGCTGCTCGCGGCCCGGGAGCTGCTGGCCGCTCCCCAGTCCCTGGACGGCAAGGGCGAGGTGGTCTTCGCGTTCACCGCCGAGGAGGAGACCGGGGGCAAGGGCCTGGGCCCGCTGCTGGGCGAGCTGGGGCCGCTGGATGCCGCCGTGGTGGGCGAGCCCACGGGGCTGAAGCCCTGCACGGCCCAGCGCGGCATGCTGCTCCTGCGCTGCGTGGCCCACGGCACCTCGGGGCACGTGGCGCACGCGCACACCACCCAGACGGAGAACGCCATCCACGTGGCGGCGCGGGACATCGCCGCCCTGGCGGAGCTGCGCTTCCTGCCCCACCCGCTGCTGGGCGAGGCCCGCGCGCAAGTCACGCAGATTCAAGGCGGCCTGGCGCGCAACCAGGTCCCCGACCGGTGCGAGTTCTTCGTGGACCTGCGCACCACACCAGGCATGGACCATGCAGCCATCGCCCTGCAGATCGGCCGGACGCTGAAGAGCGAGGTGACAGTGCACTCCGCGCGCTACCTGCCGAAGGGGACCGCGCCGGGCGAACCCATCGTCCGCGCGGCCCTGGCGGCCTCGGGCGAGGCGCCCGTGGGCTCCAGCACCACCTCCGACTGGGCGTTCCTGGGCGACCTGCCCGCCGTGAAGGTGGGCCCGGGCGACACGCTGCGCTCCCACCGCCCCGATGAACACCTCGCCCTGGTGGAGCTGGAGGCGGGGGTTTCCTTCTACCAGAAGCTCATCCGCGGCTACTTCGAGGAGGTGGCAGGTGGCTGAAGAGACGCTGTGGGCCAAGGGCCTGGCGCTGGACACCATCATCCATGGCTTCACCGTCGGGGATGACCCGCAGGTGGACCTGGCGCTCGCCCCTCACGACGCGCTCGGCAGCGCCGCCCATGCCCGGATGCTGGCGCGCGTGGGGCTCCTGTCCGAGGCGGACATGCGCGCCCTGGTGACGGCCCTGCGCGCGCTCCACGACGAGGCGCGGGTGGGCGCGTTCACCATCCGCCCGGAGCAGGAGGACGGACACACCGCCCTGGAGGCCGCCCTCGTCGAGCGCGTGGGCGAGCCCGGCCGCCGCATTCACCTGGGCCGCTCGCGCAATGATCAAGTGCAGCTCGCCCTGCGGCTGCTCCTGCGCGAGGAGGTGCTGGTGCTCGGCGCGCGCACGGCGGAGCTGGCCGGTGCGTTCCTGGACTTCGCCCAGGCGCACGCGGACAAGCCGATGCCCGGCTACACGCACATGCGGCGGGCCATGCCCAGCACGTTCGGGCTGTGGGGCGCCGCCTTCGCCGAGGCGCTGCTGGAGGAGCTGGAGGCCCTGAAGGGGCTGTGGGCGCGCGTGGACCGCTGCCCCCTGGGCGCCGCCGCGGGCTTCGGCGTGCCGCTGCCCATCGACCGGGAGTATGTCGCCTCGCTGCTCGGTTTCTCCCGCGTGCAACGCAGCCCCATCGATGTCCAGAACAGCCGAGGGCGTCTCGAGACGGCGGCGCTCTCGTGGGGGTGCTCCATCGCGGGAGGCCTGGAGAAGTGGCTGTGGGACCTGGCGCTCTTCACCACCGAGGAGTTTGGCTTCCTGGCGCTGCCGGACGCCTTCACCACCGGCTCGTCCATCATGCCGCAGAAGAAGAACCCGGACGTGGTGGAGTTGGCGCGGGGCCGGTGCCGGGAGCTGCGCGGCATGGCCCGTCAGGTGGAGGAGATCGCCAGCGGCCTGCCCTCCAGCTACCACCGCGACTTCCAGCTGCTCAAGCGCCCCACCCTCACGGCCCTCACCTCCCTGCGCGAGCTGCTGGAGGTCTCCACGCGCCTGGTGCCCGCGCTGCAGATCCGCGCCGAGGCGGCGGCCCGGGCGTGCGACGACACGCTGTACGCGGCCCACCATGCCTTCACGCTCGCCGGGCGCGGCCTGCCGTTCCGGGATGCCTACCGCGAGGTGGCCCAGCAGCTCGCCGGCGGCACCTTCCAACCGGACCGGGCCGCGCTGACCGCCACCCACCTGGGCGGCGCCGGCAACCTGGGCCTGGAGCAGGCCCGCGCCGAGCTGGACGCCTCGCGTGCCTGGCTCACCGACACCCACCGTGCGCTCGCCGGTTGTGCCGAGCGCATCTGGCACCCCTGACCCTCGAAGGAATCGAAATCTCATGAGCAAGAAACCCGTGGTGCTGGCCTTCTCCGGCGGTCTGGACACCTCCTTCTGCGTCGTCTACCTGCGCGAGCAGGGCCACGCCGTCACCACCGTCACCGTGGACACCGGCGGCTTCTCGGCCGACGCCCTCAAGCGCATGCCCGAGCAGTCGGCGCGCCTGGGCGCCGTCGCCCACCACACGGTGGATGGCCGCGCGCTGCTCTTCGACAGCTACCTGCGCCACCTGCTCGCCGGCAACGTGCTGCGCGGCCAGGCCTACCCCCTGAGCGTCTCCGCCGAGCGCGTCTGCCAGGCCACCGAGGTGGTGCGCATGGCGCGTCAGGTGGGCGGCCAGGCCCTGGCCCACGGCTCCACCGGCGCCGGCAATGATCAGATCCGCTTCGATGTGGCCTTCCGCGCCCTGGCGCCGGACCTGGACCTCATCACCCCCATCCGCGACCTGTCCCTGAGCCGGGCCCAGGAGATGACCTACCTGGCCGAGCGCGGCTTCTCCATGCCCGCCAAGACGGCGGCCTACTCCGTCAACGAGGGCATGTGGGGCACCTCCGTGGGCGGCAAGGAGACGCACGACTCCTGGAGCGCGCTGCCGGAGGCCGCCTACCCGGGCGGCGTGGTGCCCAGCGACCTGGCGCCCCGCACGCTCGTGGTGGGCTTCGACAAGGGCCGGCCGGTGTCGCTGGACGGCAAGGCGCTGTCCCCGGTGGAGATCATCGCCGAGCTGAACACCGTGGGGCAGCCCTACGGCGTGGGGCGCGGGGTGCATCTGGGCGACACCATCCTGGGCATCAAGGGCCGCGTGGGCTTCGAGGCGCCCGCGGCGGTGATGCTCATCACCGCGCACCGGGAGCTGGAGAAGCTGGTGCTCTCCGGCAAGCAGCTCTTCTGGAAGGAGACGCTGGGCAACCTCTACGGCACGCTGCTGCACGAGGGGCACTTCTTCGATCCGCTGGCGCGTGACTTGGAGGCCTTCCTCACCTCCTCGCAGGAGCGCGTCACGGGTGACGTGCGGCTGACGCTCCAGCCGCGCGCGCTGTTGGTGGAAGGCGTGCGCTCGCCCTACTCGCTCATGGACGCCAAGGTGGCCAGCTACGGCGAGGCCAACCACATGTGGACGGGCGCCGAAGCCGCGGGCTTCGCCAAGGTGTATGGCGTGGCACAAACCCTGGCCCTCAAGGTGAAGTCATGAAGGTACACGTCGACAAGGTGGGCAGCGTCACCCGCAACCTGCGGCTGGGCCGGACCGTGAGCCTCACCACCGATATCCAGGCGGTGGAGGGCGCGGTCATCGCCGCGCGCATCCACGGCGAGAAGTCCGTCTACAACCAGCTCGAGGACGTGCACGGGCGGCTGGTGACGCTGCACGGCGGGGACATCGTCGTCGGGGCGCTCGGCCACCGCAACGCGCTGCACGGCTACGAGGGCGTAGTGCCCGAGAAGGTGGAGGCCGGCCAGCGGCTGCACGTGCTCAACATGGGCGGCGTCATCGGCCAGTGCACCTCGCACAACCCCGGCGTGGGCACCCCGTTCGAGGCGGAGGTGCTCGGCCAGGTGCTCGTGTTCCCCGAGTTCCAGTCCCGCACGGGCCAGCCGGCCCACATCCGCGCCGGCGCACTCCGCGGCTCGGAGAAGCCGGTGACGGTCCCGGTGGTGTACGTGGTGGGCACCTGCATGAACGCGGGCAAGACGTACGCCGCGTGCGCGCTGGTGCGCCGGCTCTCCCAGGCGGGCTACCGCGTGGGCGGCGCCAAGCTCACGGGCGTGTCGCTCATGCGCGACACGCTGAGCATGCGCGATTCGGGCGCCGAGGTGGTGATGGACTTCACCGACGCGGGCACCGTGTGCACCAGCCCCCGGACCGCTTCCCAGGTCTCCCGCATCATCCTGTCCGAGCTGGCGGCCGCCGAGGTGGACGTCATCGTCGCGGAGACGGGCGACGGCATCATGGGCGAGTACGGCGTGCAGTCGATCCTCGCCGACCCGGGCCTGCGCGGCCTGGGCAGCTCCTTCATGCTCTGCGCCAATGATCCGGTGGGGGCCTCCGGCGGCGTGCGTCACCTGAAGGAGACGTACGGCATCACCGTGGACGTGGTGGCCGGTCCCGCCACCGACAACGGGGTGGGCATCCGCTTCGTCGAGCGCGAAGTGGGCGTGCCCGCCCGCAATGCCCGCGCGGATGCGGCGGGCCTGGGCAATCTCATCCTGGAGCGGCTCACGCCCCAGCTTGGTACCGGTCGGAGGAGCGCATGAGTCGGGTTCACGCCTATATCCTGGGGGCATCGGGTTTCGGGGGTGGCGAGTTGCTGCGGCTGCTGGCCGGGCACCCGTCCGTCGCGGGCATCCGTGCGGTGTCCAAGCCACACGCGGACACCCTGCTCTGGAAGGTGCACCCGCACCTGCGCAGCCTCATGGACGGCCACTTCGAGGCCGAGCCGGACTGGAAGTGGCTCACGGACTCGCCGCAGCCGGTGGTGTTCTCCTGCCTGGAGGACGAGGAGCTGGCGCGTCAGCTCCCCGCCCTGGAGAAGAAGTGGGCCGAGCTGGGGCTCGCCGACCGGATGATCCTCATCGATCTGTCGCCGGACTTCCGGTTGGATCACGCGGGGCGCTACGCCGCCACGCATGGCCGCCCCCACCCCACGCCGGAGCTGCTGGAGCGCTTCGTCTACGGGCTCACCGAGTGGCGCCGCGACAAGCTCAAGGGGGCCCGCCGCATCTCCAACCCGGGGTGCTTCGCCACCGCCGTGCAGCTCGCGCTCTTGCCGGTGGCCGCCACGCCGGGCCTGGGCCTCATCGCCGCCACGGCCGTCACGGGCTCCTCGGGCTCCGGGGCGATCCCCGTCGATGTGACGCACCACCCCACGCGCGCCCATGACTTCCGCGCCTACCGGCCGCTGGAGCACCAGCAGGAGGCGGAGATCGACGTGATGCTCGTGGCGCACAAGGCCTCGCGCCACCGGCTCACCTTCGTGCCGCACTCGGCGCCGCTGGTGCGCGGCATCTTCGCCACCGTGCAGTTCGAGTGGCCGGAGACCGCCGGCGGCGTGAGCACCGCGTCCCTCACCACGCAGTACCGCAACTACTACACCGGCTCGCCGTTCATCCGGGTGGTGGAGGGCAGCCCGCGCCTGGCCTCCGTGGTGGGCAGCAACTTCGTCGACATCGCGGTGGCCACGCGGGGCCGCACCGTGGCGGCGATGGTGGCGCTGGACAACCTGGTGAAGGGCATGGCGGGCCAGGCGGTGCAGAACCTCAACGTGGCCCTGGGGCTGCCCGAGGACACCGCCCTGCGGCAAGCCGCGTGCTACCCCTGCTGACGTTCACTGCACGGCGAGCCGCAGACAACTCCTGAGGCCGCGGAGGGGGTGTTCGGGCTATAAGCCCCCTCCGCCAGCAACACCCGCCCCAGGAGTGGTGCATGACGACGGAAGCCCCAGGATTGCTACAGGCCGCCGCGGAGGTCGCGCGCAAGTCGGGAGACGTGGCGCTCGAGTTCTTCCGCCGCGGCGTCACGGTGGACATCAAGAAGGACGGCACCCCCGTGACGGTGGCCGACCGGACCGCCGAGAAGACCGCGCGCGACTGGATCGAAGCCCACTTCCCCGAGGACGGCATCCTCGGCGAGGAGTTCGGCGAGACGCGGCCCGGGGCCCGCCGCCGGTGGATCCTGGACCCAATCGACGGAACGAAGACCTTCATCCGGGGCGTCCCGCTCTGGGGCACCCTGGTGGCGGTCGCAGAGGGGGATCGCATCCTCGCGGGCGCCGCCTACTTTCCCCCGGTGGGGGAGCTGCTCGCGGCCGCGCCCGGCCAGGGCTGCTTCTGGAACGACAAGCCCGTGCGGGTGTCCGAGCTCGCCGACCTGTCCCAGGCGGTGGTGCTGTGCACGGACGAGCGCTTCCAGGTGCATCCGGACCGGGGCGAGCGGTGGCGTGCGCTCGCGGCCCGCTCGGCCATGGCCCGCACCTGGGGCGACTGCTACGGCTACCTCCTCGTCGCGACGGGCCGCGCCGAGGTGATGGTAGATGAGATCATGTCCCCCTGGGACGCGGCGGCGCTGCAGCCCATCATCGAGGAGGCGGGCGGCCTCTTCACCGACTGGACGGGAAAGCGCACTGCGTTCGGCGGCAACTCCATCGCGACGAACGCGGCCCTGGCGCAGCAGGTCCGCGAGATTCTGGGCGCCCAGACGCCGCGCCCGTAGCGAAGGGCGCTCAGCGCTCGGGCGGAGGCGGAGAGGCCTCCCCCGCCGTGTCGCGCGGGGCGGCGGAGCGCTCACCGGCCTTCTCGGCCTCGCGCAGGAACTCCGCGTATTCGGCCTTCTGGGCCTCCGCGCGCGCCTGGGCCGCCGCGGCGGTCCGCGCCGAGGCCGCGCGCCCACTCACCACCGCCCGGTAGCTCAGGAACACCCCCAGGGCGAAGGCGAGCAGACGCAGCACCGCGCCCACCCACCCGTCCCATAGCCCCTCCAGGCCGTCCCGCACGAAGTCGAGCGAGAGCACGAAGAACTCTCCGGAGAGCGCGGCCCCCAGGGCGGTGCTCAGGGGCTTCAGCTCCAGAATGCGCGCGGCGCCGTACGCCAGCAGGGGCAGGGCCGCGAGCACCCACAGGTTCTGCAGGGCGATGCCGATGAGCAGGCGGGGCAGCTCTCCGGGCAGATCCTCGATGCGCGTGCTCAACCGGTAGGCCAGGGAGACGCTCACCATGGAGCCGGCCATCAACGACAGGAAGCCGAGCCCCAGGATGAACTGGAAGCGGCGGATACGGACTCGCAGGGGCTCAAGCATTCCGGGGGTGGGGCTCACGCCGCGAGAGCCTACCGCAAGCCCCCGGGAGCGGCCTCAGTCGCCGCCGTCGAAAATGTCCGCTGCGTCCCCCGCCTGGCGAGGAGGCGGACCGTCTCCATAGAAGACCTCCTCCATGACCAGGCCGTGCGGCGGGGCGGTGGGCCCCGCCCGGGTGCGGTCCTTCGAGGCGAGCACCTCGGCCACCCAGGCCTCGGGCCGGCGGCCCTTGCCCACCTCCACCAGGGTGCCCACGAGGTTGCGCACCATGTGCTTGAGGAAGGCGGTGCCCTCCACGACGAAGGCCACCGCATCCCCGGCGGTGCCCTCCACGCTCAACCGGCGCACCTCCCGCACGGCATGCGCCGCCTGGCAGTCCGAGGCCCGGAAGGCGGAGTAGTCATGCCGCCCGAGCAGGGCCGTGGCGGCGCGGGCCATGGCCTCCACCTGGAGCGGGGCGTAGATTTCCCAGTGGGTGTGGCGGCGCAGCGGCGAGCGGGACGGCAGGTTGCTCACCCGGTAGCGGTAGCGCTTGCCCCGGGACCAGCGCCGGGGATCGAACTCCGCGGCCACCTCTTCGGCCCGGACCACCGCGATGTCCTCGGGCAGCAGGCCGTTGAGCCCCCGGTGGTACGCCTTGAGCGGCAGCTGGCGCTCGGTGTCGAAGCACACCACCTGTCCCGTGGCGTGCACCCCGGAGTCGGTCCGTCCCGCGGCCACCACCTCCACGGGGGCCCCGAGCAGCTTGCCCAGCGCGTCGCCCAGCTCCGCCTGGACGGAGCGGCCGTTGCGCTGCACCTGCCACCCCACGTACCGGGAGCCGTCGTATTCGATCGTCAGTTTCAGGCGAGGCATGGGGACGGACGCGGCAAGGGCCTAGCGGTACTTCAACCAGGCCGCGAGGAGCTCCGCCACCATCTTGTTCACGGAGACGCCGTTGCGCTGGGCCACCGCCTCCAGCGCGGCGAGCTGCTCCGTGGGCAGTGGAACGCTCAGGAGCCGCTCGGAGAGGTTGCGCTTCTCACGCAGCGCGGGGGGCCCCACGGGCGCGGGAGGCGGCGCCGGAACCAGCGCGACGGGAGGCAGGGTGGAGGGATCCGACTTCGCCTCCTCCAGCTCCAGCACCTCCTCCAGCCCGGAGGTCTGCTGCACCAGCCGCCCCTGCTCCGCCTGCATCTCGTCCAGGAAGAGCTGGCGCAGGAAGTTGGAGAGGTGGAGCTGGGTAGGGGTGAACTCGTAGGCGTTGAGGAAGGCGTCGATGGCCGCGCGCATCTCCGCGGCCGTCTGGTAGCGGCGATCCCGGTCCTTCTCGAGCGCCTTCATCAGAATGGCCTCGACGGGCTCGGGAATGTCCGCCTTGAAGTAGGACGGGGCGTAGATCTTCCCCTCGGTGATGCTGCGCATCACCGCCACCTCGGACTCGCCCGTGAAGAGCTTGAAGCCGGTGAGCCACTCGTACAGCGCCACCCCCACCGAGAAGATGTCGCTGCGGCAGTCCACCACCTTGCCCTGGCACTGCTCGGGGCTC
Coding sequences within it:
- a CDS encoding acetylglutamate kinase: MPFSPDPYSALRSAARYVRQFRRKTFVVLLDGPVIGDPKLRRAACEQIGLLWAFSIQPVVVHSSSPELDTPFDTGSPLTGRLRTDLLTDLQAAGVPCVGLSGVDAGLLKARPVNAGTSGDIESVDTRLLQHLRSGEYVPVVAPLAGDPTGAVHNASADTVAALLAVALGAEKLFFLLTTPGLLRDASNPNSIIPLASLQELVGLEKEGQLSGSLKPKAHAIRHALEGGVGSVHLVSGTLPDALLEEVFTNEGSGTMVVREPPARGAGGST
- a CDS encoding M20/M25/M40 family metallo-hydrolase; this translates as MTPAALLEALVATPSVSGNEAAIADKVASWAEGWGARVQRQGHNVWFSVGQGPRRLLVNSHLDTVPPCSGWTLEPLQPLWREGRLYGLGSNDAKGCVTAMLLAARELLAAPQSLDGKGEVVFAFTAEEETGGKGLGPLLGELGPLDAAVVGEPTGLKPCTAQRGMLLLRCVAHGTSGHVAHAHTTQTENAIHVAARDIAALAELRFLPHPLLGEARAQVTQIQGGLARNQVPDRCEFFVDLRTTPGMDHAAIALQIGRTLKSEVTVHSARYLPKGTAPGEPIVRAALAASGEAPVGSSTTSDWAFLGDLPAVKVGPGDTLRSHRPDEHLALVELEAGVSFYQKLIRGYFEEVAGG
- the argH gene encoding argininosuccinate lyase, which produces MAEETLWAKGLALDTIIHGFTVGDDPQVDLALAPHDALGSAAHARMLARVGLLSEADMRALVTALRALHDEARVGAFTIRPEQEDGHTALEAALVERVGEPGRRIHLGRSRNDQVQLALRLLLREEVLVLGARTAELAGAFLDFAQAHADKPMPGYTHMRRAMPSTFGLWGAAFAEALLEELEALKGLWARVDRCPLGAAAGFGVPLPIDREYVASLLGFSRVQRSPIDVQNSRGRLETAALSWGCSIAGGLEKWLWDLALFTTEEFGFLALPDAFTTGSSIMPQKKNPDVVELARGRCRELRGMARQVEEIASGLPSSYHRDFQLLKRPTLTALTSLRELLEVSTRLVPALQIRAEAAARACDDTLYAAHHAFTLAGRGLPFRDAYREVAQQLAGGTFQPDRAALTATHLGGAGNLGLEQARAELDASRAWLTDTHRALAGCAERIWHP
- the argG gene encoding argininosuccinate synthase; amino-acid sequence: MSKKPVVLAFSGGLDTSFCVVYLREQGHAVTTVTVDTGGFSADALKRMPEQSARLGAVAHHTVDGRALLFDSYLRHLLAGNVLRGQAYPLSVSAERVCQATEVVRMARQVGGQALAHGSTGAGNDQIRFDVAFRALAPDLDLITPIRDLSLSRAQEMTYLAERGFSMPAKTAAYSVNEGMWGTSVGGKETHDSWSALPEAAYPGGVVPSDLAPRTLVVGFDKGRPVSLDGKALSPVEIIAELNTVGQPYGVGRGVHLGDTILGIKGRVGFEAPAAVMLITAHRELEKLVLSGKQLFWKETLGNLYGTLLHEGHFFDPLARDLEAFLTSSQERVTGDVRLTLQPRALLVEGVRSPYSLMDAKVASYGEANHMWTGAEAAGFAKVYGVAQTLALKVKS
- a CDS encoding DUF1611 domain-containing protein, whose product is MKVHVDKVGSVTRNLRLGRTVSLTTDIQAVEGAVIAARIHGEKSVYNQLEDVHGRLVTLHGGDIVVGALGHRNALHGYEGVVPEKVEAGQRLHVLNMGGVIGQCTSHNPGVGTPFEAEVLGQVLVFPEFQSRTGQPAHIRAGALRGSEKPVTVPVVYVVGTCMNAGKTYAACALVRRLSQAGYRVGGAKLTGVSLMRDTLSMRDSGAEVVMDFTDAGTVCTSPRTASQVSRIILSELAAAEVDVIVAETGDGIMGEYGVQSILADPGLRGLGSSFMLCANDPVGASGGVRHLKETYGITVDVVAGPATDNGVGIRFVEREVGVPARNARADAAGLGNLILERLTPQLGTGRRSA
- the argC gene encoding N-acetyl-gamma-glutamyl-phosphate reductase; protein product: MSRVHAYILGASGFGGGELLRLLAGHPSVAGIRAVSKPHADTLLWKVHPHLRSLMDGHFEAEPDWKWLTDSPQPVVFSCLEDEELARQLPALEKKWAELGLADRMILIDLSPDFRLDHAGRYAATHGRPHPTPELLERFVYGLTEWRRDKLKGARRISNPGCFATAVQLALLPVAATPGLGLIAATAVTGSSGSGAIPVDVTHHPTRAHDFRAYRPLEHQQEAEIDVMLVAHKASRHRLTFVPHSAPLVRGIFATVQFEWPETAGGVSTASLTTQYRNYYTGSPFIRVVEGSPRLASVVGSNFVDIAVATRGRTVAAMVALDNLVKGMAGQAVQNLNVALGLPEDTALRQAACYPC
- the hisN gene encoding histidinol-phosphatase, encoding MTTEAPGLLQAAAEVARKSGDVALEFFRRGVTVDIKKDGTPVTVADRTAEKTARDWIEAHFPEDGILGEEFGETRPGARRRWILDPIDGTKTFIRGVPLWGTLVAVAEGDRILAGAAYFPPVGELLAAAPGQGCFWNDKPVRVSELADLSQAVVLCTDERFQVHPDRGERWRALAARSAMARTWGDCYGYLLVATGRAEVMVDEIMSPWDAAALQPIIEEAGGLFTDWTGKRTAFGGNSIATNAALAQQVREILGAQTPRP
- the truA gene encoding tRNA pseudouridine(38-40) synthase TruA, which translates into the protein MPRLKLTIEYDGSRYVGWQVQRNGRSVQAELGDALGKLLGAPVEVVAAGRTDSGVHATGQVVCFDTERQLPLKAYHRGLNGLLPEDIAVVRAEEVAAEFDPRRWSRGKRYRYRVSNLPSRSPLRRHTHWEIYAPLQVEAMARAATALLGRHDYSAFRASDCQAAHAVREVRRLSVEGTAGDAVAFVVEGTAFLKHMVRNLVGTLVEVGKGRRPEAWVAEVLASKDRTRAGPTAPPHGLVMEEVFYGDGPPPRQAGDAADIFDGGD
- a CDS encoding serine/threonine protein kinase; this encodes MSTGASRDTSRFGKYQLIDRIAVGGMAEIFLAHQVDGEGLETPVVIKRIRPHLSKHASFVKMFLNEARLAAQLNHPNIVQIHDLGKIGESYFIAMEYIFGRDMRRIIPKAEALGIPFPMVYALKIASDVCAGLHYAHRKVDLYGNPLNIVHRDVTPENIFVAFDGMVKVLDFGIAKATNQVEETRSGELKGKISYMSPEQCQGKVVDCRSDIFSVGVALYEWLTGFKLFTGESEVAVMRSITEGKIYAPSYFKADIPEPVEAILMKALEKDRDRRYQTAAEMRAAIDAFLNAYEFTPTQLHLSNFLRQLFLDEMQAEQGRLVQQTSGLEEVLELEEAKSDPSTLPPVALVPAPPPAPVGPPALREKRNLSERLLSVPLPTEQLAALEAVAQRNGVSVNKMVAELLAAWLKYR